In Thioalkalivibrio paradoxus ARh 1, the following are encoded in one genomic region:
- the rimP gene encoding ribosome maturation factor RimP yields the protein MDKAQELWDTLAPSVQALGFELWGVEYQSGSTPVLLRLYIDHPDGITVDDCGTVSEQVAAVLDVEEPIRGDYTLEVSSPGIERPLFTPGQYRQYLGSDVKVRLAWPEHGRRNYRGRLLSASDSGIEVEVDGVAYALPLGAIARARLLPPIEPSR from the coding sequence TTGGACAAGGCACAGGAACTCTGGGACACGCTTGCTCCCTCGGTGCAGGCGCTGGGATTCGAACTCTGGGGTGTGGAATACCAGTCGGGTTCGACCCCGGTGCTGTTGCGCCTGTACATCGACCACCCTGACGGGATCACGGTGGACGATTGCGGCACGGTCAGCGAGCAGGTGGCTGCGGTTCTGGATGTCGAGGAGCCGATCCGCGGTGACTACACGTTGGAGGTGTCGAGCCCCGGTATCGAACGCCCGCTGTTCACGCCCGGGCAGTATCGCCAGTACCTCGGGAGCGATGTGAAAGTGCGGCTGGCCTGGCCGGAACATGGCCGGCGCAACTATCGCGGTCGGCTGCTGTCGGCGTCCGACAGCGGGATCGAGGTGGAGGTGGACGGCGTCGCGTATGCGCTGCCGCTCGGCGCGATCGCCCGGGCCCGCCTGCTGCCGCCGATCGAGCCAAGTCGTTGA
- the nuoN gene encoding NADH-quinone oxidoreductase subunit NuoN: MNFEIPAFLPAVPEMFVVGMACLILVLDAFLPDSRRDITYGLVQATLVGAAVLTFWLAGPETQLTFNGTFVADPMSDVLKLAMYVVTFFVFLYARPYLIERDIYKGEFYVLGLFAVLGMMVMISAHNFLTLYLGLELLALASYALVAFWRDSSRASEAAMKYFVLGALASGLLLYGLSMIYGMTGSLDIAAVAAALHTADAGMNVPLVFGLVFVVVAVAFKLGAVPFHMWVPDVYDGAPTAVTLFIATAPKIAGFALLMRLLVEGLGPLHGDWGDMLIVLAVLSLAVGNVIAIAQTSLKRMFAYSTIAHVGFLFMGILAGTESGYASAMFYIIVYALTAAGGFGMIILLSGRGYEADRLDDFKGLAKRNPWFAFMMLLLLFSMAGVPPTVGFFAKLAVIQAAIGAGYVWLGVYAVIFSIIGAFYYLRVVKLMFFDDPVEERAPVNRGGVFATAISVNGLAVLLLGVFPGLLLGLTHYAVAGSLL, from the coding sequence ATGAATTTCGAGATTCCTGCCTTCCTGCCCGCCGTGCCCGAGATGTTCGTGGTCGGCATGGCCTGCCTGATCCTGGTGCTGGACGCCTTCCTGCCGGACTCCCGGCGTGACATCACCTACGGCCTGGTGCAGGCGACGCTGGTCGGCGCAGCGGTGCTGACGTTCTGGCTGGCCGGTCCCGAGACCCAGCTGACCTTCAACGGCACCTTCGTCGCCGATCCGATGAGCGACGTGCTGAAGCTCGCGATGTACGTCGTCACCTTCTTCGTGTTCCTGTACGCGCGTCCCTACCTGATCGAGCGCGACATCTACAAGGGCGAGTTCTACGTGCTCGGGCTGTTCGCGGTGCTGGGCATGATGGTGATGATCTCGGCGCACAACTTCCTGACGCTCTACCTCGGCCTCGAACTGCTCGCGCTCGCGTCGTATGCACTGGTCGCGTTCTGGCGCGATTCGTCCCGCGCGTCCGAGGCCGCGATGAAGTACTTCGTGCTCGGGGCATTGGCGTCCGGGCTGCTGCTGTACGGGCTGTCGATGATCTACGGCATGACCGGCAGCCTCGACATCGCCGCGGTCGCGGCCGCGCTGCATACCGCCGATGCGGGAATGAACGTGCCGCTGGTGTTCGGCCTGGTGTTCGTGGTCGTGGCCGTCGCGTTCAAGCTCGGCGCGGTGCCGTTCCACATGTGGGTGCCGGATGTCTACGACGGCGCGCCGACCGCGGTCACGCTGTTCATCGCGACCGCGCCGAAGATCGCCGGCTTCGCGCTGCTGATGCGCCTGCTGGTCGAGGGACTCGGACCGCTGCACGGCGACTGGGGCGACATGCTGATCGTGCTCGCGGTGTTGTCACTCGCGGTCGGCAACGTGATCGCGATCGCCCAGACCAGCCTGAAGCGGATGTTCGCCTACTCGACGATCGCGCATGTCGGCTTCCTGTTCATGGGCATCCTCGCCGGCACCGAGAGTGGTTATGCCTCGGCGATGTTCTACATCATCGTCTATGCGCTCACCGCGGCCGGCGGCTTCGGGATGATCATCCTGCTCTCCGGGCGCGGCTACGAGGCCGACCGGCTCGACGATTTCAAGGGCCTGGCGAAGCGCAACCCCTGGTTCGCGTTCATGATGCTGCTGCTGCTGTTCTCGATGGCCGGGGTGCCGCCGACCGTCGGCTTCTTCGCCAAGCTTGCGGTGATTCAGGCGGCGATCGGCGCCGGCTATGTCTGGCTCGGCGTCTACGCGGTGATCTTCTCGATCATCGGCGCGTTCTACTACCTGCGCGTGGTGAAGCTGATGTTCTTCGACGATCCGGTGGAGGAGCGCGCGCCGGTGAACCGCGGCGGCGTGTTCGCGACCGCGATCAGCGTGAACGGCCTGGCGGTGCTGCTGCTCGGCGTGTTCCCCGGCCTGCTGTTGGGGCTTACGCATTACGCTGTCGCCGGCAGCCTGCTGTAG
- a CDS encoding NADH-quinone oxidoreductase subunit M, translating to MIADWPILSLLIWLPILGGFLTLVAGRDAPAVALRIGFSVALATFAASLLLWFGFERGTAEMQFQEFTSWIPAFNVHYHLGVDGISMPLILLTTLTTVLVVIAAWESVKDRVAYYLAAFLIMQGLMIGMFSALDAVLFYVFFEAMLIPMFLVIGIWGGPRRVYATIKFFLYTFLGSVFMLIALIYMYFQAGGSFAILDFHHLPLPMTAQILIFLAFFAAFAVKIPMFPVHTWLPDAHVEAPTGGSVILAAIMLKIGGYGFLRFSLPITPDASAVLDVLIITLSLIAIVYIGLVALVQSDMKKLIAYSSIAHMGFATLGFFIAFMIFRNTGDWTGASLGIAGGMVQMISHGFISAAMFLAVGVLYDRLHSRNIGDYGGVVNTMPWFASFFVLFAMANTGLPGTSGFVGEFMVILAAFRADFWLAFLAATTLVLAAAYTLWLVKRVVFGEIANDNVAKLKDLTPREFLVMGVLAFFVLLLGIWPAPLLDVMNATIDQLVIHIGQSKLPAL from the coding sequence ATGATTGCTGACTGGCCCATCCTGAGTCTGCTGATCTGGCTGCCGATCCTGGGCGGCTTCCTGACGCTGGTCGCGGGCCGCGACGCCCCCGCGGTCGCGCTGCGCATCGGCTTCTCCGTGGCGCTGGCGACCTTCGCCGCGAGCCTGCTGCTCTGGTTCGGCTTCGAGCGCGGCACCGCGGAGATGCAGTTCCAGGAGTTCACGTCCTGGATCCCGGCGTTCAACGTGCACTACCACCTGGGCGTCGACGGCATCTCGATGCCGCTGATCCTGCTGACCACATTGACCACGGTGCTGGTCGTGATCGCGGCCTGGGAGTCGGTGAAGGACCGTGTCGCGTATTACCTCGCGGCGTTCCTGATCATGCAGGGGCTGATGATCGGCATGTTCTCGGCGCTGGACGCGGTGCTGTTCTACGTGTTCTTCGAGGCGATGCTGATCCCGATGTTCCTGGTGATCGGCATCTGGGGCGGGCCGAGGCGCGTTTACGCGACGATCAAATTCTTCCTGTACACCTTCCTCGGTTCGGTGTTCATGTTGATCGCGCTGATCTACATGTATTTCCAGGCCGGCGGCAGCTTCGCGATCCTCGATTTCCACCACCTGCCGCTGCCGATGACGGCGCAGATCCTGATCTTCCTCGCGTTCTTCGCCGCGTTCGCGGTGAAGATCCCGATGTTCCCGGTGCATACCTGGCTGCCGGATGCCCACGTCGAGGCGCCGACCGGGGGCTCGGTGATCCTGGCGGCGATCATGTTGAAGATCGGCGGCTACGGCTTCCTGCGCTTCAGCCTGCCGATCACGCCCGACGCGTCCGCGGTGTTGGACGTACTGATCATCACGCTGTCGCTGATCGCGATCGTCTACATCGGACTGGTCGCGCTGGTGCAGAGCGACATGAAGAAGCTGATCGCGTACTCGTCGATCGCGCACATGGGCTTCGCGACGCTGGGCTTCTTCATCGCGTTCATGATCTTCCGCAACACCGGCGACTGGACCGGCGCGTCGCTGGGGATCGCTGGCGGCATGGTGCAGATGATTTCGCACGGCTTCATCTCCGCCGCGATGTTCCTCGCGGTCGGCGTGCTCTACGACCGCCTGCACAGTCGCAACATCGGCGATTACGGCGGCGTCGTGAACACCATGCCTTGGTTCGCGAGTTTCTTCGTGCTGTTCGCGATGGCCAATACCGGGCTGCCGGGCACCTCGGGATTCGTCGGCGAGTTCATGGTGATCCTGGCGGCGTTCCGCGCCGACTTCTGGCTGGCGTTCCTGGCCGCGACCACGCTGGTCCTGGCGGCCGCCTACACGCTCTGGCTGGTGAAGCGCGTCGTGTTCGGCGAGATCGCGAACGACAACGTCGCGAAGCTCAAGGATCTGACCCCGCGCGAATTCCTGGTCATGGGCGTGCTGGCGTTCTTCGTGCTGCTGCTCGGGATCTGGCCCGCGCCGCTGCTCGACGTGATGAATGCGACCATCGACCAGCTCGTGATCCATATCGGGCAGTCGAAGCTGCCGGCACTCTGA
- the nuoL gene encoding NADH-quinone oxidoreductase subunit L translates to MDTVYLIIVLAPLLGAIVAGLFGRQIGRVGAHSVTILGVAISFLLSAVVFYAHVFGGTPVYNETVYTWMVSDGLHFEVGFLVDNLTAMMMLVVTFVSLMVHIYTIGYMADDPGYQRFFAYISLFTFSMLMLVMANNFLQLFFGWEAVGLVSYLLIGFWYKRPTAIYANLKAFIVNRVGDFGFLIGIAALVFYAGSLNYTEVFAEAEGMRDATITLWPGMTFGLLDVALIFLFIGAMGKSAQVPLHVWLPDSMEGPTPISALIHAATMVTAGIFMVARMSPLYEFSVPALSFILVIGAITAFFMGLIGLVQNDIKRVVAYSTLSQLGYMTVALGASAYAAGLFHLMTHAFFKALLFLAAGSVIIAMHHLQDMRAMGGLRRHMPITYVTALIGSLALIGFPFFSGFFSKDAIIEAVGYSQIPGATFAYWLVLLGVFVTALYTFRMFFLVFHGKERYDQAHRYLPDHGDDHDDHHHDHGPLKPKESPWVVTVPLILLAIPSVVAGYFIGPMLFGDFFADSLFVLEEHDVLGIKGESYTGVLAFVLHGLMLPAFWLAMAGLITAWYLYLKRPDLPGVIADRLRLAVRILEEKYYADRFNDRVFAGGARRLGHWLWRYGDALVIDGVLVNGTARSVGWIAARVRAVQTGFLYHYAFVMIIGLLVLIFAFVI, encoded by the coding sequence ATGGATACGGTTTATCTGATCATCGTACTGGCGCCGCTGCTCGGCGCCATCGTCGCCGGCTTGTTCGGCCGGCAGATCGGCCGCGTCGGCGCGCACAGCGTGACGATTCTCGGCGTCGCGATCTCGTTCCTGCTGTCGGCGGTGGTGTTCTACGCGCACGTGTTCGGCGGCACCCCGGTCTACAACGAGACCGTCTACACCTGGATGGTCAGCGACGGCCTGCATTTCGAGGTCGGCTTCCTGGTCGACAACCTGACCGCGATGATGATGCTGGTCGTCACCTTCGTGTCGCTGATGGTGCATATCTACACCATCGGCTACATGGCCGACGACCCCGGCTACCAGCGCTTCTTCGCCTACATCTCGCTGTTCACCTTCTCGATGCTGATGCTGGTGATGGCGAACAACTTCCTGCAGCTGTTCTTCGGCTGGGAAGCGGTGGGCCTGGTGTCCTACCTGCTGATCGGTTTCTGGTACAAGCGCCCGACCGCGATCTACGCGAACCTGAAAGCGTTCATCGTGAACCGGGTCGGCGACTTCGGCTTCCTGATCGGGATCGCGGCGCTGGTGTTCTACGCCGGCAGCCTGAACTACACCGAGGTGTTCGCCGAGGCCGAGGGCATGCGCGACGCGACGATCACGCTGTGGCCGGGGATGACTTTCGGCCTGCTCGACGTCGCGCTGATCTTCCTGTTCATCGGCGCGATGGGCAAGTCGGCGCAGGTGCCGCTGCACGTCTGGCTGCCGGACTCGATGGAAGGTCCGACCCCGATCTCGGCGCTGATCCATGCCGCGACGATGGTCACCGCCGGCATCTTCATGGTGGCGCGCATGTCGCCGCTGTACGAGTTCTCGGTGCCGGCGCTGTCGTTCATCCTGGTGATCGGCGCGATCACCGCGTTCTTCATGGGCCTGATCGGGCTGGTGCAGAACGACATCAAGCGCGTAGTCGCGTACTCCACACTGTCGCAGCTCGGCTATATGACCGTCGCGCTTGGCGCGTCGGCCTACGCGGCCGGCCTGTTCCACCTGATGACCCACGCGTTCTTCAAGGCGCTGCTGTTCCTGGCCGCGGGTTCGGTGATCATCGCGATGCACCACCTGCAGGACATGCGCGCGATGGGCGGGCTGCGCCGGCACATGCCGATCACCTACGTGACCGCGCTGATCGGCTCGCTGGCATTGATCGGGTTCCCGTTCTTCTCCGGCTTCTTCTCCAAGGACGCGATCATCGAGGCGGTCGGGTATTCGCAGATCCCCGGGGCGACCTTCGCCTACTGGCTGGTACTGCTCGGCGTGTTCGTGACCGCGCTGTACACCTTCCGCATGTTCTTCCTGGTGTTCCACGGCAAGGAGCGCTACGACCAGGCGCATCGGTACCTGCCCGATCACGGCGACGACCACGACGACCATCACCACGACCATGGCCCGCTGAAGCCGAAGGAGTCGCCGTGGGTGGTCACCGTGCCGCTGATCCTGCTGGCGATTCCGTCGGTGGTCGCCGGGTATTTCATCGGGCCGATGCTGTTCGGCGACTTCTTCGCCGACAGCCTGTTCGTGTTGGAAGAACACGACGTGCTCGGAATCAAGGGCGAAAGCTACACCGGCGTGCTGGCCTTCGTGCTGCACGGCCTGATGCTGCCGGCGTTCTGGCTCGCGATGGCCGGTCTGATCACGGCCTGGTACCTCTACCTGAAACGCCCGGATCTGCCCGGGGTGATCGCCGATCGGCTGCGGCTGGCGGTTCGAATCCTGGAAGAAAAGTATTATGCCGATCGCTTCAACGACCGCGTGTTCGCCGGCGGTGCCCGCCGTCTGGGTCACTGGCTCTGGCGCTACGGCGACGCGCTGGTGATCGACGGGGTGCTGGTGAACGGTACCGCACGCTCGGTCGGCTGGATCGCCGCGCGTGTTCGCGCGGTGCAGACCGGCTTCCTCTACCACTATGCGTTCGTGATGATCATCGGCCTGCTGGTCCTGATCTTCGCGTTCGTGATCTGA
- the nuoK gene encoding NADH-quinone oxidoreductase subunit NuoK yields the protein MITLSHYLVLAALLFSISVAGIFLNRKNVIVLLMCIELMLLAVNINFIAFAFFLQDLAGQVFVFFILTVAAAEAAIGLAILVLLFRNRRTINVQDLDAMKG from the coding sequence ATGATTACGTTGTCGCACTACCTGGTGCTCGCCGCGCTGCTGTTTTCGATCAGCGTGGCCGGCATCTTCCTGAACCGCAAGAACGTGATCGTTCTGCTGATGTGCATCGAACTGATGCTGCTCGCGGTGAACATCAACTTCATCGCGTTCGCGTTCTTCCTGCAGGATCTCGCGGGCCAGGTCTTCGTGTTCTTCATCCTGACCGTCGCGGCGGCCGAGGCGGCGATCGGCCTGGCGATCCTCGTGCTGCTGTTCCGCAATCGGCGCACCATCAACGTCCAGGATCTGGACGCAATGAAGGGGTAG
- a CDS encoding NADH-quinone oxidoreductase subunit J — MTFELFLFYVFGAILLGSALALISVRNPVHAALFLVLCFFTAAAIWLLAEAEFLAIVLVLVYVGAVMVLFLFVVMMLDINLARLREGFTEYLPAGLVVAAAMATVLTLVITRFVTMDPPERAGPEYANTLELGRILYTEYVYPFEIAAAILLVAIIAAIALTMRRRPDTKYLDPAEQVRVRRADRVRLVSMRSEPKAAGTKDDGSEQGKNNEGA, encoded by the coding sequence ATGACCTTTGAATTGTTCCTCTTCTACGTGTTCGGGGCGATCCTGCTCGGCTCCGCGCTGGCGCTGATCAGCGTGCGCAACCCGGTGCACGCCGCGCTGTTTCTGGTGCTGTGCTTCTTCACCGCGGCCGCGATCTGGCTGCTGGCCGAGGCCGAGTTCCTGGCGATCGTGCTGGTGCTGGTCTACGTCGGCGCGGTGATGGTGCTGTTCCTGTTCGTGGTGATGATGCTGGACATCAACCTCGCGCGGTTGCGCGAGGGCTTCACCGAGTACCTGCCGGCAGGCCTGGTCGTGGCCGCGGCGATGGCGACCGTGCTGACGCTGGTCATCACCCGGTTCGTGACCATGGACCCGCCCGAGCGCGCCGGACCGGAATACGCGAACACGCTGGAACTCGGCCGGATTCTTTATACCGAGTACGTCTACCCGTTCGAGATCGCGGCGGCGATCCTGCTGGTTGCGATCATCGCGGCGATCGCGCTCACGATGCGCCGGCGCCCGGACACGAAATACCTCGATCCGGCAGAGCAGGTCCGCGTGCGCCGTGCGGACCGGGTGCGCCTGGTCTCGATGCGCTCCGAGCCCAAGGCTGCGGGCACGAAGGACGACGGGAGCGAACAGGGCAAGAATAACGAGGGCGCCTAG
- the nuoI gene encoding NADH-quinone oxidoreductase subunit NuoI: MNAIRHFFKSFLLWELLLGLRLTGRYLFARKFTVQYPEEKTPMSPRFRGLHALRRYPNGEERCIACKLCEAVCPALAITIESEPRADGTRRTTRYDIDLFKCIFCGFCEEACPVDSIVETHLFEYHFENRGEQIMTKDKLLAIGDRYEKEIAAARAADASYR; the protein is encoded by the coding sequence ATGAACGCGATCCGACATTTTTTCAAGAGCTTCCTGCTCTGGGAGCTGCTGCTCGGCCTGCGCCTGACCGGGCGTTACCTGTTCGCGCGCAAGTTCACGGTGCAGTACCCGGAGGAAAAGACGCCGATGTCGCCGCGCTTCCGCGGGCTGCACGCACTGCGCCGGTATCCGAACGGCGAGGAGCGCTGCATCGCCTGCAAGCTCTGCGAGGCCGTGTGTCCGGCGCTGGCGATCACCATCGAGTCCGAACCGCGCGCCGATGGCACGCGGCGCACGACGCGCTACGACATCGACCTGTTCAAATGCATCTTCTGCGGCTTCTGCGAGGAAGCCTGCCCGGTGGACTCGATCGTCGAGACGCACCTGTTCGAATACCATTTCGAGAATCGCGGCGAGCAGATCATGACCAAGGACAAGCTGCTGGCGATCGGGGATCGCTACGAGAAGGAGATCGCGGCCGCGCGAGCCGCCGACGCGAGCTACCGGTGA
- the nuoH gene encoding NADH-quinone oxidoreductase subunit NuoH, which produces MFDWIMELFQGLPVVMQILFKITLIVVPLMLAVAYTTYAERKVIGYIQVRIGPNRVGPRGWLQPIADALKLLTKEVIVPTNANRFLFLIAPMLALFPALAAWAVVPFDDGMVLADVNAGLLYLLALTSLGVYGIIIAGWASNSKYALLGAMRSAAQIVAYEIAMGFALVGVIMAAGSLNVGEIVRAQEGSVYHWFLLPLLPLFLVYFISGVAETNRAPFDVAEGESEIVAGFHVEYSGMAFAVFFLAEYANMILISALTALLFFGGWLSPLQGIVPDSVFAWPVIGWFLDSGIHWFLLKTAFFLFLFLWFRATFPRYRYDQIMRLGWKVLIPVTIVWLFVLGVLVFLQVGPWFA; this is translated from the coding sequence ATGTTCGACTGGATCATGGAACTCTTTCAGGGCCTGCCGGTGGTGATGCAGATCCTGTTCAAGATCACGCTGATCGTAGTGCCGCTGATGCTGGCGGTGGCCTACACGACCTATGCCGAACGCAAGGTGATCGGGTACATCCAGGTCCGGATCGGGCCGAACCGGGTCGGTCCGCGCGGCTGGCTGCAGCCGATCGCGGATGCGCTGAAGCTGCTGACCAAGGAAGTGATCGTTCCGACCAACGCCAACCGCTTCCTGTTCCTGATCGCGCCGATGCTGGCGCTGTTCCCGGCGCTCGCCGCCTGGGCGGTGGTGCCGTTCGACGACGGCATGGTGCTCGCCGACGTCAACGCCGGGCTGCTGTACCTGCTGGCGCTGACCTCGCTGGGCGTCTACGGGATCATCATCGCCGGCTGGGCGTCGAACTCGAAGTACGCGCTGCTCGGCGCGATGCGCTCGGCGGCGCAGATCGTCGCCTACGAGATCGCGATGGGTTTCGCGCTGGTCGGCGTGATCATGGCGGCGGGCAGCCTGAACGTCGGCGAGATCGTGCGCGCCCAGGAGGGCAGCGTCTATCACTGGTTCCTGCTGCCGCTGTTGCCGTTGTTCCTGGTGTATTTCATCTCCGGCGTCGCCGAAACCAACCGCGCGCCGTTCGACGTCGCCGAGGGCGAATCCGAGATCGTCGCCGGGTTCCATGTCGAGTATTCGGGCATGGCGTTCGCGGTGTTCTTCCTCGCCGAATACGCGAACATGATCCTGATCTCGGCGCTGACCGCGCTGCTGTTCTTCGGCGGCTGGCTGTCGCCGCTGCAGGGCATCGTTCCGGACAGCGTGTTCGCCTGGCCGGTGATCGGCTGGTTCCTCGATTCCGGGATCCACTGGTTCCTGCTGAAGACCGCCTTCTTCCTGTTCCTGTTCCTGTGGTTCCGGGCAACCTTCCCGCGCTACCGCTACGACCAGATCATGCGTCTGGGCTGGAAGGTCCTGATCCCGGTCACCATCGTCTGGCTGTTCGTGCTGGGCGTGCTGGTGTTCCTGCAGGTGGGTCCATGGTTCGCCTAG
- the nuoG gene encoding NADH-quinone oxidoreductase subunit NuoG encodes MSQDLVTFEIDGQTLQAPKGTMLIDVADDANIRIPRFCYHRKLSVAANCRMCLVEVEKAPKPLPACATPVMEGMKVYTRSPLALAAQKGTMEFLLINHPLDCPICDQGGECELQDVAMGYGESVSRYTEAKRVVHDRDIGPLIETEMTRCIHCTRCVRFAEEIAGVRELGATGRGEQMRIGTYVEHTVSHELSGNVIDLCPVGALTAKPSRYRARAWEYQQAASIAAHDGVGSNLFVHTYNGRVMRVVPRENDAVNETWISDRDRFSYTGLDAPDRLTRPRIKVGGEWRDASWEEALAMAADGLRAADPARIGALLSPSLTLEEFYLAQSVLRGIGAGDIDHRLGQLDFRDDAVAPLFPWLGSSIEDLEHADAVLLVGCNPRREAPMLAHRLRKAGLKGARISVVHAHGVDLTYPTDAQLLGDVRSQVLALAGVAARLKDQGKKLPKLLSDVVAAAFTEDEATVEAQRRIAVALSEGQQAQVLLGADAIASPAFSTLRALAGWIARQTGARLGYLAAGGNAAGAWLAGCVPTRTVGGAVAEPAGSDIRTMLAQGRDAFVLAGIDPDCDFADPMPARRALRDARLVVALNAFANPALEEVADVLLPVATAFETSGTLVNAEGRWQSFRAVATAPGDVRPGWKAWRVLGNLLNVSGIDYLDSRAVRDAVKAQLPDAAFSNQVDLRLAQAEVPDSASGLVRMQVQGLHSCDPLVRRAGPLQDAPEGRRAATVRIHPQSAGAHADGARVRLRQGRRDAELTLVHDETVPVGVAVTVAGNPALADLDVPGTPVTLARA; translated from the coding sequence ATGAGTCAGGATCTGGTCACCTTCGAGATCGACGGACAGACGCTGCAGGCGCCGAAGGGCACGATGCTGATCGACGTCGCCGACGACGCGAACATCCGCATACCGCGGTTCTGCTACCACAGGAAGCTGTCGGTGGCGGCGAACTGCCGGATGTGCCTGGTCGAGGTGGAAAAGGCGCCGAAGCCGCTCCCGGCCTGCGCGACCCCGGTGATGGAAGGGATGAAGGTCTACACGCGCTCACCGCTGGCGCTGGCGGCGCAGAAGGGCACGATGGAATTCCTGCTGATCAACCACCCGCTGGACTGCCCGATCTGCGATCAGGGTGGCGAGTGCGAGCTGCAGGATGTCGCGATGGGGTATGGCGAGAGCGTGTCCCGCTATACCGAGGCGAAGCGGGTCGTGCACGACCGGGACATCGGGCCGCTGATCGAGACCGAGATGACGCGGTGCATCCACTGCACCCGCTGCGTGCGCTTCGCCGAGGAAATCGCCGGTGTGCGCGAACTGGGCGCCACCGGACGCGGCGAGCAGATGCGCATCGGCACCTATGTCGAGCACACTGTGAGCCATGAACTCTCCGGCAACGTGATCGACCTGTGCCCGGTCGGCGCGCTGACGGCAAAGCCGTCGCGCTACCGCGCCCGCGCCTGGGAGTACCAGCAGGCGGCCTCCATCGCGGCGCACGACGGCGTCGGCTCGAATCTCTTCGTGCACACCTACAACGGGCGTGTGATGCGCGTGGTGCCACGCGAGAACGACGCGGTGAACGAGACCTGGATCTCGGACCGGGACCGCTTCAGCTACACCGGTCTGGACGCGCCCGACCGGCTGACCCGGCCGCGGATCAAGGTCGGCGGCGAATGGCGGGACGCGAGCTGGGAAGAGGCATTGGCGATGGCCGCCGACGGGCTGCGCGCGGCCGACCCGGCGCGCATCGGGGCGTTGCTGTCTCCGTCGTTGACCCTCGAGGAGTTCTACCTGGCGCAGAGCGTATTGCGCGGCATTGGCGCCGGCGACATCGACCATCGGCTGGGTCAGCTGGATTTCCGCGACGACGCCGTCGCCCCGCTGTTTCCCTGGCTCGGCAGTAGCATCGAGGATCTGGAACACGCGGACGCCGTGCTGCTGGTCGGTTGCAACCCGCGGCGGGAAGCGCCGATGCTGGCCCATCGGCTGCGCAAGGCCGGCCTGAAGGGGGCCCGCATCAGTGTGGTGCATGCCCACGGGGTCGACCTGACCTATCCCACCGATGCCCAGTTATTGGGTGATGTGCGCAGCCAGGTGTTGGCGCTGGCCGGCGTCGCGGCCCGCCTGAAGGATCAGGGCAAGAAGCTGCCGAAGCTCCTCTCCGATGTCGTCGCGGCGGCCTTCACCGAGGACGAGGCGACGGTCGAGGCGCAGCGGCGCATCGCGGTCGCGCTGTCCGAGGGGCAGCAGGCGCAGGTGTTGCTCGGTGCCGATGCGATCGCCAGCCCGGCCTTCTCCACGCTGCGGGCGCTCGCCGGGTGGATCGCCCGGCAGACCGGTGCGCGCCTGGGCTACCTCGCGGCCGGTGGCAACGCCGCCGGCGCCTGGCTCGCCGGCTGCGTGCCCACGCGCACGGTCGGTGGTGCGGTCGCCGAGCCTGCCGGGTCCGACATCCGGACCATGCTGGCTCAGGGCCGAGATGCATTCGTACTCGCCGGGATCGATCCGGACTGCGATTTCGCGGACCCGATGCCGGCGCGACGCGCACTGCGCGACGCGCGTCTGGTGGTCGCGCTGAACGCGTTCGCGAACCCCGCACTGGAGGAGGTCGCCGACGTGCTGCTGCCGGTCGCGACCGCGTTCGAGACCTCGGGCACCCTGGTCAACGCGGAGGGGCGCTGGCAGAGTTTCCGGGCGGTCGCGACCGCACCCGGCGATGTCCGCCCGGGCTGGAAAGCCTGGCGCGTACTCGGCAATCTCCTGAACGTGAGCGGGATCGACTACCTCGATTCGCGCGCGGTGCGCGACGCGGTGAAGGCGCAGTTGCCCGACGCGGCATTCAGCAACCAGGTCGACCTGCGCCTGGCGCAGGCCGAAGTGCCCGATTCCGCCTCCGGGCTGGTGCGGATGCAGGTGCAGGGGCTCCATTCCTGCGATCCGCTGGTGCGCCGGGCCGGGCCGCTGCAGGATGCGCCCGAGGGCCGGCGCGCGGCGACGGTTCGCATCCATCCGCAATCGGCGGGCGCCCACGCCGACGGCGCCCGGGTGCGCCTGCGCCAGGGACGTCGCGACGCGGAACTCACGCTGGTGCATGACGAGACGGTCCCGGTCGGGGTCGCGGTGACCGTGGCGGGCAACCCCGCGCTCGCCGATCTCGATGTGCCCGGAACCCCGGTCACCTTGGCCCGGGCCTGA